A section of the Eublepharis macularius isolate TG4126 chromosome 1, MPM_Emac_v1.0, whole genome shotgun sequence genome encodes:
- the RRM2 gene encoding ribonucleoside-diphosphate reductase subunit M2, which translates to MLTSRHPLSARNEQNSAGSRLSPLKNLALNDKENTPPSLSATRALASKTARKIFLEAEAPKSIKPPSNNIQDEPLLRENPHRFVIFPIQYHDIWQMYKKAEASFWTAEEVDLSKDIQHWESLKPEEKYFISHVLAFFAASDGIVNENLVERFSQEVQVTEARCFYGFQIAMENIHSEMYSLLIDTYIKDPKEREFLFNAIETLPCVKQKADWAMRWIGDKQATYGERVVAFAAVEGIFFSGSFASIFWLKKRGLMPGLTFSNELISRDEGLHCDFACLMFKHLVHKPSEERVREIITNAVRIEQEFLTEALPVKLIGMNCTLMKQYIEFVADRLMLELGFNKIFRAENPFDFMENISLEGKTNFFEKRVGEYQRMGVMSKPTDNSFTLDAEF; encoded by the exons ATGCTGACCTCCCGCCACCCGCTCTCGGCTCGCAATGAGCAGAACTCCGCAGGGTCCCGCCTGTCGCCCCTGAAGAACTTGGCCTTGAACGACAAGGAGAACACG CCGCCCTCGCTGAGCGCCACCCGGGCCCTGGCATCCAAGACGGCGAGGAAGATTTTCCTAGAGGCG gaGGCTCCTAAAAGCATAAAGCCACCTTCAAACAACATACAAGACGAACCTCTGCTTCGGGAAAATCCGCATCGCTTTGTCATCTTTCCCATTCAGTACCATGATATCTGGCAGATGTACAAGAAAGCAGAGGCTTCCTTCTGGACAGCTGAAGAG GTGGATCTCTCCAAAGATATTCAGCATTGGGAATCCTTAAAGCCTGAAGAGAAGTACTTCATTTCACATGTTTTGGCATTCTTCGCTGCAAGTGATGGCATTGTGAATGAAAATTTG GTGGAGCGATTCAGCCAGGAAGTACAGGTCACAGAGGCTCGTTGTTTCTATGGCTTCCAGATTGCTATGGAAAACATCCATTCAGAAATGTACAGTTTGCTTATTGACACCTATATCAAGGATCCCAAAGAGAG GGAGTTTCTGTTCAATGCAATCGAAACACTGCCATGTGTTAAACAGAAAGCTGACTGGGCCATGCGCTGGATTGGGGATAAACAGGCCACTTATG GCGAGCGTGTGGTTGCTTTTGCTGCAGTGGAAGGAATCttcttttctggttcttttgcaTCTATCTTTTGGTTGAAGAAACGGGGGCTGATGCCTGGACTCACTTTTTCCAATGAACTGATCAGCCGAGATGAG GGTTTGCACTGTGATTTTGCTTGTCTTATGTTCAAACACTTGGTACACAAACCATCCGAGGAGCGAGTGAGAGAGATCATCACTAATGCTGTCAGGATAGAGCAG GAATTCTTGACGGAAGCACTGCCTGTAAAGCTAATTGGCATGAATTGCACTTTAATGAAGCAGTATATTGAATTCGTAGCAGACAGACTGATGCTGGAGCTCGGTTTTAACAAG ataTTCAGAGCGGAGAATCCATTTGATTTCATGGAGAATATTTCCCTGGAAGGCAAAACCAACTTCTTTGAAAAGCGTGTAGGAGAATATCAACGGATGGGTGTGATGTCAAAACCCACAGATAACTCTTTCACTCTGGATGCTGAATTCTAG